The following proteins are encoded in a genomic region of Acetobacter oryzoeni:
- the miaB gene encoding tRNA (N6-isopentenyl adenosine(37)-C2)-methylthiotransferase MiaB, with amino-acid sequence MGQRHSGAPAIMTGTPANTSPARGLHVITWGCQMNVYDSARMGDVLRPLGYQPVATPDAADMIILNTCHIRDKAAEKVFSELGRLRKIKEARETAGQQTIIAVAGCVAQAEGQEILARAPYVDIVLGPQTYHRLPEMVARAARAGGAVIETDFPAEQKFDFLPEAEAPQTAGNYTAFLTIQEGCDKFCSFCVVPYTRGAESSRPVLSVLAEARRMVESGVKDISLLGQNVNAYHGEGPDGSTWGLAQLAYELAKLPGLSRIRYMTSHPRDMDDALIAAHRDLPQLMPFLHLPVQAGSDRILRAMNRGHTADEYRDIVRRLREARPDLALSSDFIVGHPGETDEDFEATMHLVRDVGFALAYSFKYSPRPGTPAAGAGMQVPEDVKDARLQALQALLREQQDAFNATLVGKTIPVLFTSEGRKPGQIAGRSPWLQPVHVSGPKHLIGKELPVRIVERLTNSLSGVLEEECVSA; translated from the coding sequence ATGGGCCAGCGGCATAGCGGAGCGCCTGCCATCATGACCGGAACCCCAGCCAACACATCCCCTGCCCGTGGCCTGCACGTTATTACGTGGGGTTGCCAGATGAATGTGTATGATAGTGCACGTATGGGGGATGTTCTGCGGCCACTCGGCTATCAGCCTGTTGCCACACCAGATGCGGCAGACATGATTATCCTGAACACCTGCCACATCCGGGACAAAGCGGCAGAAAAGGTATTTTCAGAACTCGGCCGCCTACGCAAAATCAAGGAAGCGCGCGAAACAGCCGGGCAGCAAACCATTATTGCCGTGGCCGGATGCGTGGCGCAGGCCGAGGGGCAGGAAATTCTGGCCCGCGCGCCGTATGTAGATATTGTGCTGGGGCCGCAAACCTATCACCGCCTGCCAGAAATGGTGGCCCGGGCAGCGCGTGCCGGTGGCGCCGTTATTGAAACGGATTTTCCCGCAGAACAGAAATTCGATTTTCTGCCAGAAGCGGAAGCTCCACAAACCGCAGGCAATTACACGGCTTTCCTGACCATTCAGGAAGGGTGCGATAAATTCTGCTCCTTCTGCGTAGTACCTTACACGCGCGGGGCAGAAAGCAGCCGCCCAGTGCTTTCCGTGTTGGCAGAAGCACGCCGGATGGTGGAAAGCGGTGTAAAGGACATTAGCCTGCTGGGGCAGAACGTAAATGCCTATCATGGTGAAGGGCCAGATGGCTCCACATGGGGTTTGGCCCAACTGGCCTATGAGCTTGCCAAACTGCCCGGCCTTTCGCGCATCCGTTACATGACATCCCACCCGCGGGATATGGATGATGCGCTAATAGCCGCCCACCGTGATCTGCCGCAGCTTATGCCCTTCCTGCATCTGCCGGTTCAGGCGGGGTCTGACCGTATCCTGCGTGCCATGAACCGTGGCCACACGGCAGATGAGTATCGGGATATCGTGCGCCGCCTGCGTGAAGCCCGGCCTGATCTTGCTCTTTCATCCGACTTTATTGTGGGCCACCCCGGTGAAACGGATGAGGACTTTGAAGCCACCATGCATCTTGTGCGTGATGTTGGCTTTGCGCTGGCTTATTCCTTCAAATACTCCCCTCGCCCCGGCACCCCCGCCGCAGGTGCTGGCATGCAGGTGCCAGAGGATGTGAAGGACGCCCGCCTGCAAGCCTTGCAGGCCCTGCTGCGTGAACAGCAGGATGCCTTTAATGCAACACTTGTGGGCAAAACCATTCCTGTTCTGTTTACCTCAGAAGGACGGAAACCGGGGCAGATTGCCGGACGTTCTCCGTGGTTGCAGCCTGTGCATGTTTCTGGGCCCAAGCATCTGATTGGCAAGGAACTGCCCGTGCGTATTGTTGAACGCCTGACCAACTCCCTGTCCGGCGTTTTAGAAGAGGAGTGTGTGTCCGCTTGA
- a CDS encoding PhoH family protein, with product MCVRLSSTRISASPRMAAEMPHASATLQFEDNTLLARLVGDHDKHLRCLEEGLEVEVARRGNRISIQGVPEQTARTRAVLSVLYQKLAAGENVDISSIEAAIRMSRPPQNTTTSILSNTPQAAPEIEGDLPVIRMRHGNIEPRSPGQAAYMKALAKKELVFGIGPAGTGKTYLAVAQAVAMMQAGSIDRIILSRPAVEAGERLGFLPGDMKDKIDPYLRPLYDALYDMLPGDQVVRRMASGDIEVAPLAFMRGRTLSHAFVILDEAQNTTIAQMKMFLTRLGPGSRMVVTGDLTQIDLPAGTTSGLRDAVETLENVKGITISRFDSTDVVRHKLVARIIEAYDAKATAVREPSRSKGRQEKNGTAK from the coding sequence GTGTGTGTCCGCTTGAGTAGCACGCGTATTTCCGCCTCACCCCGCATGGCTGCAGAAATGCCCCATGCCTCTGCTACCCTGCAGTTTGAAGATAACACCCTTCTGGCGCGCCTTGTGGGAGACCACGACAAGCACCTGCGCTGCCTGGAAGAAGGTTTGGAAGTGGAGGTTGCCCGGCGCGGCAACCGCATTTCCATCCAAGGTGTGCCTGAACAAACGGCCCGCACACGTGCGGTGCTGAGCGTGCTGTACCAAAAGCTGGCAGCAGGCGAAAACGTGGATATCAGCAGCATAGAGGCCGCCATACGCATGTCCCGCCCGCCCCAGAACACCACCACCAGCATTCTTTCCAACACCCCGCAGGCTGCCCCGGAAATAGAAGGCGATCTGCCCGTTATCCGTATGCGGCATGGCAATATCGAGCCCCGCTCCCCCGGTCAGGCCGCGTATATGAAAGCGCTGGCCAAAAAGGAGCTGGTGTTTGGCATCGGCCCAGCAGGCACGGGCAAAACCTATCTGGCCGTAGCGCAGGCTGTGGCCATGATGCAGGCAGGCTCCATTGATCGGATTATTCTTTCCCGCCCTGCTGTAGAAGCCGGTGAGCGCTTGGGCTTTTTGCCCGGAGATATGAAAGACAAGATCGACCCCTACCTGCGCCCACTATATGATGCCCTTTACGACATGCTGCCGGGGGATCAGGTCGTGCGGCGCATGGCATCGGGGGATATTGAGGTTGCGCCGCTAGCCTTTATGCGCGGGCGCACGCTTTCTCATGCATTTGTTATTCTGGATGAAGCCCAGAACACCACCATCGCGCAGATGAAAATGTTTCTGACCCGCCTTGGCCCCGGCTCCCGCATGGTGGTGACGGGTGATCTCACACAGATCGATCTGCCAGCAGGCACCACCTCCGGCCTGCGTGATGCGGTAGAAACGCTTGAAAACGTCAAGGGAATTACCATTTCCCGCTTTGATTCAACAGATGTGGTGCGGCATAAGCTAGTCGCCCGCATTATTGAAGCCTATGATGCAAAGGCGACGGCTGTAAGGGAACCCTCCCGTAGCAAGGGCCGTCAGGAGAAAAATGGAACCGCCAAGTAG
- a CDS encoding AAA family ATPase: MTVRFVRLRIVGFKSFADPVTVEILPGLTGIVGPNGCGKSNVVEALRWVMGESSARSLRGGEMDDLIFAGTTGRPARSLAEVTVTLEGTKGFGPAAFADMDELQITRRAERGSGSDYRINGRPVRARDVQTLFADLASGARSSAMVSQGRVAMLVGARPEERRTILEEAAGITGLHARRHEAELKLRATESNLTRAEDRRQQLSDRLDGLAEQSRDASRYRELSAALREAETELLAVLHARARLAVERAIDNAARARKALTEHEEAAESAVVAEFEANKVLPGAREKADAARTALERCRVLAEGVAREEERAATQANDAAERLKQHEADADAAKTRLDDAAATLERLKAEKAETEAAITSLPTRTAEAEAKQQALAKELVETEQKLAQLTAELNTARAAHDRAAENLTAAQNHHARIAAAYTALQAELASLEQQLPDAEAIQATQKAVEDAQAAFQNAKTTLDTAERTRSECNVALSVARNNAQAAEQALTELRRTLEQARTRLVSLKADLAQAEKRHADTLAALVDESIRLQLKQETDAAAQAVQAARDALEKAETERLNTNTALTDASRAAQEAEAQRRNAENTLRAAESSLKRATQEAQTLTQALEKTLAEAPPEDALKQAREQRTTQEQALQKVVQALETTEHNLQQHRQEQTQTQQQLTTLHAELTRLRAQAEGLAEALGNEKEASAEPISAQITVPEEYEVALAVALTDGLDAPAADNAPRGWHLLKDATAAPLPGKAVALKSVITAPPELNRVLAYTGVVPDGTDGASLQAQLLPGQCLVSRAGDLWRWDGFYTRAGEPDSSARRLAQRRILRETSTRIAEMEQHVPQAEEKAVAARTNVQAGEKQAQEQRVERSKLEQSLQKARTQESELERQHTSFRARLDALRPQQERALAAKTEAESALATATAAQQALPPAQNFQQALTTAREQHTAAQKTEQDCRTALKLAEQTFQRVQQKQTQTENQHTAATTRLETLAPERQRLRQNLEAEEANVLELEQRLTSAQTENATAAALKDAQDNLEQAQQAFQTASSTFTQAEQAAQASTQQQQKMQEQALTLRSRIAALTPRLEELQQEQQDAQDKLTTATQTEAQTATALPQDAEETLAHLHTQRAALTSQLEATRELRATLQAEASTLETRLTSLVAAEEEWSQRATTANAEAENAAQRVEAARNEHTKVSELPAEAQRQKQQTLSALEEAEEAYAQADKIRAEAESALNAANEQRRRTEAELNTARENLLKADAKSEQAQAILDQLLADTPTPPRQPTGDLTEAAESSLRRKISRLTREREDMGPVNLRAEIEAEEASTQARTLADEIADLEAAISRLRGSIGTLNKEGRERLMAVFTQVDHHFQSLFTRMFGGGRAHLGLVGSDDPLEAGLEIYAQPPGKKLATLSLLSGGEQALTALSLIFAVFRCNPAPVCVLDEVDAPLDDANVGRFSALLGDMVTEAGTRFLVVTHHQLTMAHMDHLFGVTMQERGVSRVLSVDLARAASMAGQNDKEEPNVAS, from the coding sequence ATGACAGTTCGTTTCGTTCGTCTGCGCATTGTCGGATTCAAAAGTTTTGCGGATCCGGTAACGGTGGAAATCCTGCCCGGGCTGACAGGCATTGTCGGCCCCAATGGGTGTGGCAAATCCAATGTGGTGGAAGCCCTGCGCTGGGTGATGGGTGAATCGTCCGCACGTTCCCTCCGTGGGGGGGAAATGGATGATCTTATTTTTGCAGGCACCACGGGCCGCCCTGCCCGATCTTTAGCCGAAGTTACTGTTACGCTGGAAGGCACCAAGGGCTTTGGCCCCGCTGCCTTTGCAGATATGGACGAACTGCAGATTACCCGCCGGGCAGAACGCGGGTCTGGCAGTGATTACCGCATAAATGGCCGGCCCGTACGTGCGCGAGATGTGCAAACCCTGTTTGCCGATCTGGCATCTGGCGCACGCTCTTCTGCCATGGTCAGCCAAGGCCGCGTGGCCATGCTGGTTGGCGCGCGGCCAGAAGAACGCCGCACCATTTTGGAAGAAGCCGCAGGCATTACCGGCCTGCATGCCCGCAGGCATGAAGCGGAACTCAAACTGCGTGCCACAGAATCCAACCTGACACGCGCAGAAGACCGCCGCCAGCAACTTTCAGACAGGTTGGATGGACTGGCCGAACAATCCCGCGATGCCAGCCGTTACCGTGAACTTTCCGCCGCGTTGCGAGAAGCCGAAACAGAACTTCTGGCCGTGCTGCATGCCCGCGCTCGGCTGGCTGTAGAGCGCGCCATTGATAACGCCGCCCGCGCCCGCAAAGCCCTGACCGAGCATGAAGAAGCCGCAGAAAGTGCTGTGGTTGCCGAATTTGAAGCCAACAAGGTTTTACCCGGCGCCAGAGAAAAAGCCGATGCTGCCCGCACCGCGCTGGAACGGTGCCGCGTATTGGCTGAAGGCGTTGCACGGGAAGAAGAACGCGCCGCCACACAGGCCAATGATGCCGCAGAACGCCTAAAACAGCATGAGGCCGATGCAGACGCAGCCAAAACCCGTCTGGATGATGCCGCAGCAACGCTTGAACGCCTGAAGGCCGAAAAAGCAGAAACAGAAGCTGCTATTACCTCACTGCCTACGCGCACGGCAGAAGCAGAGGCAAAGCAGCAGGCATTGGCCAAAGAGCTGGTAGAAACAGAGCAGAAACTTGCCCAGCTTACCGCCGAACTTAACACAGCGCGCGCGGCACATGATCGCGCAGCCGAAAATCTGACGGCAGCACAAAACCACCATGCCCGTATTGCGGCAGCATACACAGCATTACAGGCTGAGCTTGCATCGTTAGAGCAGCAACTGCCGGATGCAGAGGCCATTCAGGCTACACAAAAAGCTGTAGAAGATGCCCAAGCCGCTTTCCAGAACGCCAAAACCACACTGGATACGGCAGAACGCACACGGTCTGAATGCAATGTCGCACTTTCCGTTGCGCGCAATAATGCACAGGCTGCGGAGCAAGCGCTAACCGAACTCCGCCGCACGCTGGAACAGGCGCGCACGCGGCTTGTTTCCCTCAAGGCTGATCTGGCCCAAGCGGAAAAACGCCATGCCGATACACTTGCCGCTTTGGTTGATGAAAGCATCCGGCTTCAACTCAAGCAGGAAACCGATGCTGCCGCCCAAGCCGTGCAGGCTGCGCGTGACGCACTGGAAAAAGCCGAAACAGAACGGCTGAACACCAACACAGCCCTAACAGATGCCAGCCGCGCCGCGCAGGAAGCCGAAGCCCAGCGCCGCAATGCAGAAAACACCCTGCGGGCCGCCGAATCCTCTCTTAAACGCGCAACGCAGGAAGCCCAGACCCTAACGCAGGCGCTGGAAAAAACACTGGCAGAAGCCCCGCCAGAAGATGCGCTGAAGCAAGCGCGGGAACAACGCACCACGCAAGAACAGGCCCTGCAAAAAGTTGTGCAGGCGCTGGAAACAACCGAACATAACCTGCAACAACACCGGCAGGAACAAACACAAACACAGCAGCAGCTTACCACCCTGCATGCCGAACTTACCCGCCTACGCGCACAAGCTGAAGGCTTGGCCGAAGCACTGGGGAATGAGAAAGAAGCCTCGGCTGAACCCATATCCGCGCAGATCACCGTTCCCGAGGAATATGAAGTTGCGCTGGCTGTAGCACTCACAGATGGGCTGGATGCCCCCGCAGCAGACAATGCCCCCCGTGGCTGGCATTTGCTAAAAGATGCAACTGCCGCACCTCTGCCCGGCAAAGCTGTTGCCCTTAAATCCGTTATTACCGCACCGCCAGAACTGAACAGGGTGCTGGCATATACTGGCGTTGTACCCGATGGCACAGATGGTGCCAGTTTGCAGGCACAACTTCTGCCGGGGCAATGTCTGGTCTCTCGCGCAGGGGATTTATGGCGGTGGGATGGCTTTTACACCCGCGCGGGTGAACCCGATTCCTCTGCCCGCAGGTTGGCCCAACGCCGTATTCTGCGTGAAACCTCGACCCGCATCGCAGAAATGGAACAGCACGTTCCGCAAGCCGAAGAAAAAGCCGTAGCCGCCCGCACCAACGTGCAAGCCGGAGAAAAACAGGCTCAGGAACAGCGCGTAGAGCGCAGCAAGCTGGAACAGAGCCTGCAAAAAGCCCGCACGCAGGAATCCGAGTTAGAACGCCAACACACGTCTTTCCGGGCAAGGTTAGATGCGCTTCGCCCCCAACAGGAGCGCGCGCTTGCTGCTAAAACCGAGGCTGAATCGGCCTTGGCTACCGCTACAGCAGCACAACAGGCCTTACCTCCGGCGCAAAACTTTCAGCAAGCTCTTACCACCGCGCGGGAACAGCATACAGCCGCGCAAAAAACGGAGCAGGACTGCCGCACAGCTCTTAAACTGGCGGAACAGACCTTCCAACGCGTCCAGCAAAAACAGACCCAAACAGAAAACCAGCACACAGCCGCCACAACGCGGCTGGAAACGCTTGCACCAGAACGCCAGCGCCTACGCCAGAATCTGGAAGCGGAAGAAGCCAATGTTCTTGAACTTGAGCAGCGCCTCACATCTGCTCAAACAGAAAATGCCACAGCCGCGGCCCTGAAAGACGCACAAGATAATCTGGAACAGGCGCAACAGGCTTTTCAAACGGCCTCATCCACCTTTACCCAAGCTGAACAGGCGGCCCAAGCCAGCACACAGCAGCAGCAAAAAATGCAGGAGCAGGCCCTTACCCTGCGCAGCCGCATTGCCGCCCTGACCCCTCGGCTAGAAGAATTGCAGCAAGAGCAGCAGGACGCACAAGACAAACTCACAACCGCCACACAAACAGAAGCCCAAACAGCAACTGCCCTGCCGCAAGATGCCGAGGAAACGCTTGCCCATCTGCACACGCAACGCGCGGCCCTTACCAGCCAGCTAGAAGCCACGCGAGAACTGCGCGCCACGCTGCAGGCTGAAGCCTCAACGCTGGAAACACGCCTGACATCTCTTGTGGCCGCAGAAGAAGAATGGAGCCAACGCGCCACCACAGCCAACGCAGAAGCTGAAAACGCAGCCCAGCGCGTGGAAGCGGCACGTAATGAACACACCAAGGTTTCAGAACTTCCGGCCGAAGCGCAACGCCAGAAGCAGCAAACCCTTTCAGCATTGGAAGAGGCTGAAGAAGCCTACGCACAGGCCGATAAAATACGCGCTGAAGCCGAATCTGCCTTAAATGCCGCCAATGAACAGCGCCGCCGCACAGAAGCCGAACTAAACACAGCACGTGAAAACCTGCTGAAAGCCGATGCCAAAAGTGAACAGGCTCAGGCTATTCTGGATCAGCTTTTGGCAGATACCCCCACCCCACCGCGCCAACCCACGGGGGATCTAACAGAAGCTGCCGAAAGCTCCCTGCGCCGTAAGATCTCTCGCCTCACGCGTGAACGCGAAGATATGGGACCGGTTAACCTGCGTGCAGAAATTGAAGCAGAAGAAGCCTCTACCCAAGCGCGCACGCTGGCAGATGAGATTGCTGACCTTGAAGCCGCCATCAGCCGCTTGCGTGGCTCCATCGGCACACTAAATAAGGAAGGGCGTGAACGGCTGATGGCTGTGTTCACGCAGGTAGATCACCACTTCCAGTCTTTGTTCACCCGCATGTTTGGCGGCGGGCGGGCGCATCTGGGGCTGGTGGGGAGTGATGATCCGCTGGAAGCCGGGCTGGAAATTTACGCCCAGCCGCCGGGCAAAAAGCTTGCTACACTTTCCCTTCTTTCGGGGGGTGAACAAGCTTTAACCGCATTGTCATTGATTTTCGCGGTTTTCCGCTGTAACCCTGCACCAGTATGCGTTCTTGATGAAGTGGACGCACCGCTGGATGATGCCAATGTGGGCCGCTTTAGTGCCCTACTTGGTGATATGGTAACCGAAGCGGGAACCCGTTTTCTGGTGGTAACCCACCATCAGTTAACTATGGCCCATATGGACCACCTGTTTGGTGTCACCATGCAGGAGCGAGGCGTAAGCCGCGTGCTTTCAGTTGATCTGGCACGGGCTGCTTCCATGGCTGGCCAGAATGATAAGGAAGAACCGAATGTCGCATCCTGA
- a CDS encoding lysophospholipid acyltransferase family protein, translating to MTPRPSDQTRPPYASPKKKPNGLSPLPAWVEAYFRRTADLRAALRLGALVVWVPLSVGFEACLLLVPGTPKIRWTRVIWGVLCRIIGLQIHVVGQRVGTVGGLKARQRGERPVIYICNHMSWLDVPVLGTILPSVFVAKGDIEKWPIMGLVSQIGRTIFVSRQRSTTGRERDEMIRRMVEGDNLVLFPEGTSSDGSRVLPFMSAFFAIAKLPRLKEGMDKSLLPITFEPGMTPLIQPVSLVYDRLEDLPISRLRRPVFSWYGDMDLGPHVWALLKWKRSRATVLLHEPLDPDMFPSRKALAQAAWKAVSIGAAELRQNRKPTVIKGRFNPATLPANFLPPSVKKAKRILDRTASFFASIRIRL from the coding sequence ATGACACCACGCCCGTCTGACCAAACCCGTCCCCCCTATGCTTCCCCCAAAAAGAAGCCCAATGGCCTTTCCCCTTTACCTGCGTGGGTGGAAGCCTATTTCCGCCGTACGGCAGATTTAAGGGCGGCCCTGCGCCTTGGTGCGTTGGTTGTCTGGGTGCCACTTTCTGTTGGTTTTGAAGCGTGCCTGCTGCTTGTGCCCGGCACACCCAAAATCCGCTGGACACGTGTGATCTGGGGCGTGCTGTGCCGTATTATCGGGTTGCAGATCCATGTTGTGGGCCAACGCGTGGGCACGGTGGGTGGCCTAAAGGCCCGCCAGCGGGGTGAACGGCCTGTTATCTATATTTGCAACCACATGTCCTGGTTGGATGTGCCGGTGCTGGGCACCATTCTGCCCTCCGTGTTTGTGGCCAAAGGCGATATTGAAAAATGGCCCATCATGGGTTTGGTCTCCCAAATCGGGCGTACCATTTTTGTCAGCCGTCAGCGCAGCACCACCGGGCGTGAGCGTGATGAAATGATCCGCCGCATGGTGGAAGGGGATAATCTTGTCCTGTTCCCGGAAGGTACATCGTCCGATGGTTCGCGCGTGTTGCCATTCATGTCCGCCTTTTTTGCTATCGCAAAACTGCCACGGCTGAAGGAAGGCATGGATAAAAGCCTTCTGCCCATCACGTTTGAACCGGGCATGACGCCTCTTATCCAGCCCGTATCCCTTGTGTATGACCGGTTGGAAGACCTGCCTATTTCCCGCCTCCGCCGCCCTGTATTTTCATGGTACGGTGATATGGACCTTGGCCCCCATGTATGGGCCTTGCTGAAGTGGAAGCGCTCCCGCGCAACCGTGTTGCTACACGAGCCGCTGGACCCAGATATGTTCCCCAGCCGCAAGGCTCTGGCACAGGCTGCATGGAAGGCCGTTTCCATAGGTGCGGCAGAACTGCGCCAGAACCGCAAGCCTACGGTTATAAAAGGCCGGTTTAACCCCGCCACCCTGCCCGCCAATTTTCTGCCGCCTTCTGTCAAGAAAGCCAAAAGGATACTTGACAGAACCGCCTCCTTTTTTGCTTCAATACGTATAAGACTTTAG
- a CDS encoding hemolysin family protein, which yields MSEHDSSSDKQEASSRGLFSFFHRKKHQTDLRSSIAALVQQAADEPEESATGEKPELDRQERALIANVLRLRNISADDVMVPRADIVAMPVSISLDEALAMMRRENHSRMPVYRDQLDDIVGMIHVKDLIAYVGTSEAFNLEVLLRQPLMIAPQIPVLDLLLQMRQRQTHMALVIDEYGGIDGLVTIEDLIETIVGDISDEHDEPAIVMITPRPDGSFDIDARCPIEEFEKAIGPILTDSEREAEIETVGGLVFRMAGHVPTRGEVLTHENGYLFRVLDADARHIRRVRVRKLAEQSATPTPAETSAATDKSVG from the coding sequence ATGAGCGAACACGATTCCTCCTCAGACAAGCAGGAAGCCAGCAGTCGCGGCCTGTTTTCCTTTTTCCACCGCAAAAAACATCAGACCGATCTGCGCAGCTCCATTGCCGCACTTGTGCAGCAGGCTGCGGATGAGCCTGAAGAATCTGCCACGGGTGAAAAACCGGAGCTAGACAGGCAGGAACGCGCGCTTATTGCCAACGTGCTGCGCCTGCGCAACATCTCGGCAGATGATGTAATGGTGCCCCGCGCCGATATTGTGGCCATGCCGGTTTCCATCAGTCTGGATGAAGCGCTGGCCATGATGCGGCGGGAAAACCATTCCCGCATGCCGGTGTATCGCGATCAGTTGGATGATATCGTTGGCATGATCCATGTGAAGGATCTGATTGCCTATGTTGGCACCAGCGAGGCCTTTAATCTGGAAGTGCTTTTGCGCCAACCGCTGATGATTGCGCCGCAAATTCCGGTGCTGGACCTGCTGTTGCAGATGCGCCAGCGCCAGACCCACATGGCGCTGGTAATTGATGAATACGGCGGCATTGATGGTTTGGTAACCATTGAAGATCTGATTGAAACCATTGTGGGTGACATTTCGGATGAGCATGATGAGCCCGCTATTGTCATGATCACCCCTCGCCCCGATGGATCTTTTGATATAGATGCGCGCTGCCCGATTGAAGAATTTGAAAAAGCCATCGGCCCCATTCTGACAGACAGTGAGAGAGAGGCCGAAATTGAAACCGTTGGCGGCCTTGTGTTCCGCATGGCTGGGCATGTGCCCACCCGTGGTGAAGTGCTAACGCATGAAAATGGCTATCTCTTCCGCGTGCTGGATGCAGATGCCCGTCATATCCGCCGTGTGCGCGTGCGCAAGCTGGCCGAGCAGTCTGCAACACCCACTCCGGCCGAAACATCTGCTGCCACGGATAAATCTGTGGGTTGA
- the ybeY gene encoding rRNA maturation RNase YbeY, whose translation MQDMDAPEKSLPFQAVFSDEQNEGPEILIRDRRWRSYVHNPEQLVWRALAACSEYGGLPDTVVLATDREVRELNGRHRGKHRPTNVLTFEPPPGITGGDIILALETVVREARKAGKPVADHLAHLVIHGSLHLAGYDHHHPGEAREMEMLESRLLSRLRVPNPWKPRS comes from the coding sequence ATGCAGGATATGGATGCCCCAGAAAAAAGCCTGCCTTTTCAGGCTGTTTTTTCCGATGAGCAGAACGAAGGCCCTGAAATCCTTATCCGGGATAGGCGCTGGCGCTCTTATGTGCACAACCCGGAACAGTTGGTTTGGCGCGCCTTGGCCGCCTGTTCAGAATATGGCGGCCTGCCCGATACTGTTGTGCTTGCAACAGACCGGGAGGTGCGCGAACTGAACGGCCGCCACCGTGGCAAGCACCGCCCCACCAATGTGCTGACGTTTGAACCTCCGCCCGGCATTACCGGTGGAGACATTATTCTGGCGCTGGAAACCGTGGTGCGCGAAGCCCGCAAAGCCGGCAAACCTGTTGCAGACCATCTTGCGCATCTGGTCATTCACGGCAGCCTGCATCTGGCCGGGTATGACCACCACCACCCCGGTGAAGCGCGCGAAATGGAAATGCTGGAATCCCGCCTGCTTTCGCGGCTCAGGGTTCCCAACCCTTGGAAGCCCCGATCATGA
- a CDS encoding thioredoxin domain-containing protein — MSFTRRSILAAGSLAVASTALRGISLAADATDTRFTPRELGNPNAKIVVEEWFSLTCIHCAHFAENTFPQVQKELIDTGKIRYVFHDFPTDQLATVAAMVARTLPPERYEPFCSSLLSSLDRWAYIKEGSPKDELKKMAAFAGMPGDTFEKAIADQQLMQFILNQQTEAQDKFHFDSTPTFRFNNKEQVSSALTYEDFTKYLAKAS, encoded by the coding sequence ATGTCTTTCACCCGCCGTTCCATTCTCGCTGCCGGAAGTCTGGCCGTTGCCTCCACTGCCCTGCGCGGTATTTCTCTGGCGGCAGATGCCACGGATACACGCTTTACCCCGCGTGAACTGGGCAACCCCAACGCCAAGATTGTGGTGGAAGAATGGTTCTCCCTTACCTGCATTCATTGTGCACACTTTGCAGAAAACACCTTCCCACAGGTGCAGAAAGAACTGATTGATACCGGGAAAATCCGCTACGTTTTTCATGATTTCCCCACAGATCAGCTTGCAACGGTTGCCGCCATGGTAGCCCGCACCCTGCCGCCAGAACGGTATGAGCCTTTCTGCTCCTCCCTGCTTTCCAGCCTCGATCGCTGGGCCTACATCAAGGAAGGCAGCCCGAAGGATGAGCTGAAGAAAATGGCGGCCTTTGCCGGCATGCCGGGCGATACGTTTGAAAAAGCCATTGCTGATCAGCAGCTCATGCAGTTCATCCTGAACCAGCAGACGGAAGCGCAGGACAAATTCCATTTTGATTCCACCCCCACCTTCCGCTTCAATAACAAGGAGCAGGTGTCCAGCGCGCTGACTTATGAGGACTTCACCAAATATTTGGCTAAAGCCAGCTAA